In the Desulfitobacterium hafniense DCB-2 genome, CCTTTAGCAAAAACTGCCTCCAAATAGCTTGTTTCTACATCATGATAATTATACTTAATGCGGCGATCCCGCAACTTTTCACGCAAATACTGTTGTTTTTGTTTTAGGGAAGCCGTTCCTTCCTGGGGCTCCCATTGAAAGGGAGTATGGCTTTTGGGGACGAAGGAACTGGTGGACACCGTGACATTCACATTCCGGCGGCCTAAGCGCGTTCCCAGCTCGACTACCTTTTTGGCCATAGATACAATCCCGTCCAAATCCTCCTGAGCCTCCGTAGGCAAACCAATCATAAAGTAGAGCTTGATGCTGGACCATCCCGCTTTGAAGGCAGATTCCGCCGCATCAAGAAGATTCTCCTCGGTGACCCCTTTATTGATCACATCCCTCAAGCGTTGGGTTCCCGCTTCCGGAGCGAAGGTAAGCCCGGATTTTCTTACCTTTTGAACTTCTTCAGCCAGCTTCACATCGAAAGAATCCAAGCGCAGAGAAGGTAAGGACACACTGACTTTATCCTCGCTGTACTTATCCAGGATTCCCCGAATAACCGGTTGAATACAACTGTAATCTCCGGTGGAGAGGGAGGTTAAGGAGATTTCCTCATAGCCTGTGGATTTAACCAGCTCTTCCGCATGCCTCAGCAATGTTTCCGGCGAACGTTCACGCACCGGGCGATAGAGCATCCCCGCTTGACAAAAGCGGCAGCCTCTTGAGCATCCACGCATGACCTCAAGCATCATGCGATCGTGAACGATCTCCATATAAGGGACAATGGGGCTGGTGGGGAAGTAACTTTGATCCAAATTGCGAACGATAGCCTTTTGGACAATCTTGGGTACCCGGGGATCTGCTTCTATGGACTGAATCCGTCCGTCTTCCAGGTAACGGACCTGGTAAAATTCCGGGACATAAGCCCCCTCCACCTGAGCTACTTTTAGGAGAAACTCCTCCCGGGAAACCGGATTTTCCTTCTGCTCTTGAATTAAACGAAGGAGCTGGGGCAGGGTTTCTTCCGCCTCTCCGATCATCAGGAAATCGATAAACGGGGCGAGCGGTTCCGGG is a window encoding:
- a CDS encoding TIGR03960 family B12-binding radical SAM protein, which produces MTDYNAADIRKQVERFLPKVLKPSRYLGTEWNAIRKDWEHSKVRMAFAFPDVYEVGMSHLGLRILYHLVNSYEDFLCERVFAPWVDMEDRMRENTIPLYALESYRPLQEFDVVGFTLQYEMSFSNILNMLDLAGIPLRTKDRGPEHPWVIAGGPCAYNPEPLAPFIDFLMIGEAEETLPQLLRLIQEQKENPVSREEFLLKVAQVEGAYVPEFYQVRYLEDGRIQSIEADPRVPKIVQKAIVRNLDQSYFPTSPIVPYMEIVHDRMMLEVMRGCSRGCRFCQAGMLYRPVRERSPETLLRHAEELVKSTGYEEISLTSLSTGDYSCIQPVIRGILDKYSEDKVSVSLPSLRLDSFDVKLAEEVQKVRKSGLTFAPEAGTQRLRDVINKGVTEENLLDAAESAFKAGWSSIKLYFMIGLPTEAQEDLDGIVSMAKKVVELGTRLGRRNVNVTVSTSSFVPKSHTPFQWEPQEGTASLKQKQQYLREKLRDRRIKYNYHDVETSYLEAVFAKGDRRLADVLELAVRKGCKFDGWNEHFKYETWLECIEELGLDPHFYAHRAMDYDDILPWDHIESGVNKRFLMNEHHKALKESRTLDCRYVDCTGCGICPERGLQIDLKG